One genomic segment of Arthrobacter sp. zg-Y1110 includes these proteins:
- a CDS encoding MFS transporter: MTQDTSTPVQAPSPDSTPADPAKTPSAGGRYQAIFALAGKSFFPIAFLARLPLAMLTVGALTLITEVSDSYALGGLAAGGVGVGSAVGAPLLGYLADRIGQRPVLLGTAVLNPVAIGLFLLSAALLDPADAPYWMLAAALFMGASCPQVGPMARVRWMAMTARRPQGREMDTALAYEGTADELTFVLGPALVGLLAAAVAPWLPLVLAAVLTATMVTAFAVHHTVEHVVPTSRRPKISRKGATQAGDGLDPETPAPRERPQWLLIMVPVLGMVAMGSFFGSTQTSLTAFAGSFDMATSAGLIYAAMALSSAVAALSVAFWPERFGTAGRWVLCAAAMLAFTLLLFLPSSIGMMVVVLLILGLPVGPTMVSIFGIGAIVAPRELMGTVMTLLASGIVTGTALGSSVAGGLADSFGYSHAFIVPTASAAALLLLSLVAVRAARKRPAA; the protein is encoded by the coding sequence ATGACCCAAGACACCTCCACCCCCGTTCAGGCACCAAGTCCTGACTCCACCCCTGCCGACCCGGCGAAAACCCCGTCCGCAGGCGGCCGCTACCAGGCCATCTTTGCCCTGGCGGGAAAGTCGTTCTTCCCCATCGCCTTCCTCGCACGGCTTCCCTTGGCCATGCTCACTGTCGGTGCCCTGACCCTGATCACCGAGGTTTCCGACTCCTACGCGCTCGGCGGCCTCGCCGCGGGCGGCGTCGGCGTCGGATCCGCGGTGGGTGCACCGCTGCTGGGGTACCTGGCGGACAGGATCGGACAGCGTCCCGTCCTCCTGGGCACCGCGGTCCTGAACCCCGTGGCCATCGGCTTGTTCCTGCTGTCCGCTGCACTCCTGGACCCGGCCGACGCGCCGTACTGGATGCTTGCGGCCGCGTTGTTTATGGGTGCTTCCTGCCCCCAGGTCGGGCCCATGGCACGCGTCCGCTGGATGGCCATGACCGCCCGCCGTCCGCAGGGCCGCGAGATGGACACCGCCCTCGCCTACGAAGGAACCGCGGACGAACTGACCTTCGTGCTCGGCCCGGCCCTCGTGGGCCTGCTGGCCGCCGCCGTCGCTCCTTGGCTGCCGCTTGTGCTGGCGGCGGTGCTGACGGCCACCATGGTGACCGCCTTTGCCGTGCACCACACGGTGGAACACGTTGTCCCCACCTCGCGCCGCCCGAAGATTTCCCGCAAGGGAGCGACACAGGCAGGTGACGGACTGGATCCGGAAACCCCGGCGCCGCGGGAACGTCCGCAGTGGCTGCTCATCATGGTTCCGGTGCTCGGCATGGTCGCCATGGGCTCGTTCTTCGGTTCCACCCAGACCAGCCTCACGGCGTTTGCCGGCAGCTTCGACATGGCCACGTCCGCCGGCCTCATCTACGCGGCCATGGCGTTGAGTTCCGCCGTCGCCGCCCTGTCCGTGGCCTTCTGGCCCGAGCGCTTCGGCACCGCCGGCCGCTGGGTCCTGTGCGCCGCGGCGATGCTGGCGTTTACCCTGCTCCTGTTCCTGCCCTCGAGCATCGGCATGATGGTGGTTGTGCTGCTGATCCTGGGTCTTCCCGTGGGACCGACCATGGTCAGCATTTTCGGCATCGGTGCCATCGTGGCCCCGCGCGAACTGATGGGCACCGTGATGACCCTGCTGGCCAGCGGCATCGTCACCGGCACGGCGCTGGGTTCATCTGTGGCCGGAGGGCTGGCAGATTCCTTCGGTTACAGCCACGCCTTTATTGTTCCGACCGCTTCGGCGGCAGCGCTCCTGCTGCTGAGCCTGGTCGCTGTCCGCGCAGCCCGCAAACGCCCTGCAGCCTGA
- a CDS encoding alpha/beta fold hydrolase, with protein sequence MADYGSLVEGTDPRLSVESIDPAGGAAGTTALRPVLLLHGFASNAQLNWHDSGWITALTAAGRRVITVDLPGHGGSAAPEDLDSYRPSRIRADLLQVLQDAGVSPLADGDPASGLDVVGYSLGSRLAWEFGATQPELVHRMVLGGPGSGDPLADFDLDAAREAAAGGAPVADPRTAELLRMAQLVPQNRLAALFRMIEAIKEEPFSPAAAVPSMPLLLVAGERDDLAVTAPELAALSGQAEMLSLPARTHTNAVTSRAFKNAAVEFLAG encoded by the coding sequence GTGGCGGATTACGGCTCCCTGGTGGAAGGCACCGACCCCCGCCTTTCGGTGGAGAGTATCGACCCTGCAGGCGGTGCTGCGGGCACGACGGCGCTGCGTCCCGTACTCCTGCTGCACGGCTTTGCCTCCAATGCGCAGCTGAACTGGCATGACTCTGGATGGATCACCGCACTGACCGCCGCCGGACGCCGGGTCATCACCGTGGACCTGCCCGGCCACGGCGGCAGCGCAGCACCGGAGGACCTGGATTCCTACCGCCCCAGCCGCATCCGCGCGGACCTGTTGCAGGTACTCCAGGACGCCGGCGTTTCTCCGCTGGCCGACGGCGACCCTGCCAGCGGCCTGGACGTGGTGGGGTACTCCCTCGGTTCCCGCCTCGCCTGGGAATTCGGCGCGACCCAGCCCGAACTCGTGCACCGCATGGTGCTCGGAGGGCCGGGAAGCGGTGACCCGCTGGCGGACTTCGACCTCGATGCCGCCCGTGAAGCAGCAGCGGGCGGGGCACCGGTGGCGGATCCCCGCACCGCCGAACTGCTGCGCATGGCCCAGCTGGTTCCGCAGAACCGCCTGGCCGCCCTGTTCCGGATGATCGAGGCCATCAAGGAGGAGCCCTTCTCCCCCGCAGCGGCGGTTCCGTCCATGCCGCTGCTCCTTGTCGCCGGGGAACGGGATGACCTTGCGGTGACGGCGCCCGAGCTGGCCGCCCTGAGCGGGCAGGCCGAGATGCTATCGCTTCCCGCCCGCACCCACACCAACGCCGTGACCTCGCGGGCATTCAAAAACGCTGCGGTGGAATTCCTGGCGGGCTAA
- a CDS encoding exonuclease domain-containing protein — MPEAGLSFTAIDFETANGFRGSPCSVGLVRVRGGEVVEEASWLMRPPEGHDYFDPRNVRIHGIEPGMVAGAPRFGELFPEIGAFIGDDLLVAHNAAFDLGVIRSALEVSELAGPAYDYTCTVVHSRRTYQLPSHSLPFAAEAAGVPLLNHHDATEDARACAGIMVDIARRSGARSMPEFFLRDGRPASHLPAYVPGQHPLSKATRDALARGTGTPAAAAAGGGWQGWPSEGENPPPNPLADPAHPLFGQTVVFTGNLGMARQAAKDRAAEVGARTASNVTRATSVLVVGDGFEPGDLRSGRLTGKARRVLDLHERGQRIEVLSEAEFLQTLGGIWPRTSQ, encoded by the coding sequence ATGCCTGAGGCAGGGCTCAGTTTTACCGCAATAGATTTTGAAACAGCCAACGGCTTCCGCGGCTCGCCGTGTTCGGTGGGCCTCGTCCGGGTCCGCGGGGGAGAGGTAGTCGAGGAAGCGTCCTGGCTGATGCGGCCTCCGGAGGGGCACGACTACTTTGATCCGCGTAACGTGCGGATCCACGGCATTGAACCCGGGATGGTGGCAGGAGCCCCCCGGTTCGGTGAACTCTTTCCGGAGATCGGCGCCTTCATCGGTGATGACCTGCTGGTGGCGCACAATGCCGCCTTTGACCTGGGCGTTATCCGTTCCGCGCTGGAGGTCTCCGAGCTGGCCGGACCGGCGTATGACTACACCTGCACAGTCGTCCATTCGCGGCGCACCTACCAGTTGCCTTCGCATTCACTGCCCTTTGCCGCCGAAGCGGCCGGAGTGCCCCTGCTGAACCACCACGACGCCACCGAGGACGCCCGCGCCTGCGCCGGGATCATGGTGGATATTGCCCGCCGCAGCGGCGCCCGGTCCATGCCGGAGTTTTTCCTGCGCGACGGCCGGCCTGCGTCCCACCTGCCGGCCTACGTGCCGGGGCAGCACCCGCTCTCCAAGGCCACGAGGGATGCCCTGGCCCGGGGAACCGGTACTCCGGCTGCGGCCGCGGCCGGCGGCGGGTGGCAGGGCTGGCCGTCGGAGGGCGAGAATCCGCCGCCTAATCCGCTGGCGGACCCGGCGCATCCGCTGTTCGGCCAGACTGTTGTGTTCACCGGCAACCTGGGCATGGCCCGGCAGGCCGCCAAGGACCGGGCGGCGGAGGTGGGTGCCCGTACGGCCAGCAACGTCACCCGCGCCACCAGTGTGCTGGTGGTCGGGGACGGCTTTGAGCCCGGGGACCTGCGCAGCGGGCGGCTGACCGGCAAGGCACGGCGGGTGCTGGACCTGCACGAGCGCGGCCAGCGCATCGAAGTCCTGTCGGAAGCCGAATTCCTGCAGACCCTCGGCGGCATTTGGCCGCGGACATCGCAGTAG
- a CDS encoding aquaporin, producing MSSESLPLSGARAAVPARDAAPANGGYNYGFVGRTVAEAIGSFLLLFVGIGIAIFGNTAGGGIGSPLAFGLALAGAMVALGYISGGHFNPAITLGSAVAGRTAWKFVLPYILAQLVGAILGVAILWVVITGHDQIGEQARQFLSGTANGYGEHSTNLFPLPSALLMEVVAGALLTAVFLGAASRKAGTGSRKSLAVSGAFAVGVTYAVLLTVLVPVTNGGINPARSTAVAIFSEGWALEQVWLFWVAPLLGAVIAGLIFRSVDMTIDAHSNNAAAAELGEDTDDADTVKPVVTKPAVTKPATGSTKPVVDEEARGFFDKPADGTARPEDGTPGNRA from the coding sequence ATGTCATCTGAGTCCTTACCACTCAGCGGAGCCCGGGCCGCAGTGCCCGCCCGCGATGCAGCGCCTGCGAACGGTGGCTACAACTACGGGTTTGTCGGACGGACGGTAGCCGAGGCCATCGGTTCGTTCCTGCTTCTCTTCGTCGGCATCGGGATTGCCATCTTCGGCAACACCGCCGGTGGCGGCATCGGCTCGCCGCTGGCCTTCGGCCTGGCCCTTGCCGGTGCGATGGTGGCTTTGGGTTACATTTCCGGCGGCCACTTCAACCCCGCAATCACGCTCGGCAGCGCAGTGGCCGGACGCACGGCCTGGAAGTTCGTCCTGCCGTACATCCTGGCCCAGCTGGTCGGCGCCATCCTCGGTGTTGCGATCCTGTGGGTGGTTATCACCGGCCATGACCAGATCGGTGAGCAGGCCCGTCAGTTCCTGAGCGGTACGGCCAACGGTTACGGCGAGCACTCGACGAACCTCTTCCCGCTTCCCAGCGCGCTGCTGATGGAGGTTGTTGCCGGTGCCCTGCTGACCGCCGTCTTCCTCGGCGCAGCGTCCCGCAAGGCAGGCACGGGCTCCCGCAAGTCCCTCGCCGTGTCAGGCGCCTTCGCCGTCGGCGTGACCTATGCCGTCCTGCTCACCGTTCTTGTTCCCGTCACCAACGGCGGCATCAACCCCGCCCGTTCCACCGCCGTCGCCATCTTCTCCGAAGGCTGGGCGCTGGAACAGGTATGGCTCTTCTGGGTTGCACCCTTGCTCGGCGCAGTGATTGCCGGCCTGATTTTCCGCAGCGTGGACATGACCATCGACGCACACAGCAACAACGCCGCCGCCGCCGAGCTGGGCGAGGATACGGACGACGCCGATACCGTGAAGCCCGTTGTCACCAAGCCGGCAGTAACCAAGCCGGCAACCGGCAGCACGAAGCCGGTTGTTGACGAGGAAGCACGCGGCTTCTTTGACAAGCCTGCCGACGGCACCGCCCGTCCGGAGGACGGTACGCCGGGCAACCGCGCCTAG
- a CDS encoding biotin/lipoyl-containing protein, with translation MAEIPFPLPDLGEGLIEATVLEWLVSVGDQVERNQPLVEVETTKSAVELPSPQAGRVARTYGEPGETINVGEPLIVFEVPDNTAGIVGTVPQEAPARRRVRLTAALDED, from the coding sequence GTGGCTGAAATCCCCTTCCCCCTTCCCGACCTCGGCGAAGGCCTGATCGAGGCCACCGTGCTGGAGTGGCTGGTGTCCGTGGGCGACCAGGTGGAACGCAACCAGCCGCTGGTCGAGGTGGAAACCACCAAATCCGCGGTGGAGCTGCCTTCCCCGCAGGCCGGACGCGTTGCCCGCACCTACGGCGAGCCGGGTGAAACGATCAACGTCGGCGAGCCGCTTATTGTCTTCGAGGTTCCGGACAACACCGCCGGCATCGTGGGCACGGTGCCGCAGGAAGCACCGGCACGCCGCCGGGTCCGACTGACCGCCGCGCTGGACGAGGACTAG
- a CDS encoding ADP-ribosylglycohydrolase family protein, which translates to MIPEPASAPVFLSSAALSPKIRGCLLGGALGDAAGHASGEPAVSGTSITADTELALYSLDGLLEAIEWANQGVGADETACIWLAYLRWMRGRGLPLPENGPSPLPRPIDAEPLLPPAGTEQSADLDPNVLQALSTGEMGTRQRPLNTGVDTPAALVRSAPFGLLPYVGTETVYKLALDAASLTHGHPSARHSAAVFASMVHGLLAPGATLRSAAKEALAQARANGVPELADRLQAVLADDGGAGAAGAGTSGGTPTSEEALAIGLHAAQAVEDAADAAVGDGDPGAATADAIRDAATAGGAPAAVVTGSLLGTRYGTLPETGLDALRERGVIENLAAGFIAATVAP; encoded by the coding sequence GTGATCCCCGAACCCGCTTCCGCTCCTGTTTTCCTTTCCTCCGCTGCCCTGTCGCCGAAGATCCGAGGCTGCCTGCTCGGCGGCGCATTGGGCGATGCCGCCGGCCATGCCTCCGGAGAGCCCGCCGTCTCCGGCACCTCGATCACCGCGGATACTGAGCTGGCCCTGTATTCCCTCGACGGGCTGCTTGAGGCGATCGAATGGGCAAATCAGGGAGTGGGAGCGGACGAGACGGCGTGCATCTGGCTGGCCTATCTCCGCTGGATGCGCGGCCGGGGCCTGCCGCTTCCCGAGAACGGCCCGTCGCCGCTGCCCCGCCCCATCGATGCGGAGCCGCTGCTGCCGCCGGCCGGAACCGAGCAGTCCGCAGACCTGGATCCCAACGTCCTGCAGGCGCTCTCCACCGGGGAAATGGGTACCCGGCAGCGCCCGCTCAACACCGGCGTCGACACTCCTGCCGCGCTGGTGCGCTCGGCTCCGTTCGGGCTGCTCCCCTATGTCGGGACCGAAACGGTCTACAAGCTGGCCCTTGACGCTGCCTCGCTGACGCACGGACATCCTTCGGCCCGGCACAGCGCAGCAGTCTTCGCGTCGATGGTGCACGGCCTGCTGGCGCCGGGGGCAACGCTCCGCAGCGCGGCAAAGGAGGCGTTGGCGCAGGCCCGCGCCAACGGAGTTCCGGAGCTCGCGGACCGGCTGCAGGCGGTACTGGCCGACGACGGCGGTGCGGGCGCAGCAGGCGCCGGCACCTCGGGCGGGACGCCCACATCGGAAGAAGCACTGGCGATCGGACTGCATGCCGCCCAGGCCGTGGAAGACGCAGCGGACGCCGCCGTGGGGGACGGGGACCCCGGTGCCGCAACAGCAGATGCCATCCGGGACGCGGCGACGGCAGGCGGCGCGCCGGCCGCCGTCGTAACGGGAAGCCTGCTGGGGACCCGGTACGGCACCCTTCCGGAAACCGGCCTCGACGCGCTGCGGGAGCGCGGCGTTATTGAGAACCTGGCCGCGGGGTTCATTGCGGCCACGGTCGCACCCTAG
- a CDS encoding exonuclease SbcCD subunit D, translating into MRLLHTSDWHLGRSFHGVGMLDAQADFIDRLVDTVREQRVDAVLIAGDVYDRALPAVDTVRLLDSALERITGAGAVVVLSSGNHDSAARLGFGSALFERAGVHLRTRYEDIARPVILPAEGRPVAVYGIPYLEPRLAAGELGVEVPNHFSVTAAAVRRIREDVLAREEAGAPVASVVMAHTFASGGISSDSERDLAVGGLGAVPLDLFEEFSYTALGHLHGRQQLSPTVRYSGSPLPYSFSEARQAKGGWLLEFDGGGLASVEAVTWPARRRLAVLRGKLDDLLADPDLAEAQDAYCQVTLTDSQRPARAMELLRSRFPDTLVLAFDPEGGARGPDQTYSQRLAKATDDLDICCGFLEHVRSRSAADEEKDLFIEILGKVREAEAAQ; encoded by the coding sequence ATGCGTTTACTGCACACTTCAGACTGGCACCTGGGCCGATCCTTCCACGGCGTGGGCATGCTCGATGCCCAGGCGGACTTCATCGACCGCCTGGTGGACACTGTCCGGGAACAGCGGGTGGATGCCGTGCTGATCGCGGGAGACGTATATGACCGGGCGCTTCCGGCGGTGGACACTGTGCGCCTGCTGGATTCGGCACTGGAACGCATCACGGGTGCCGGCGCGGTGGTGGTGCTGTCCAGCGGCAACCACGATTCCGCCGCCCGGCTGGGTTTTGGCAGCGCACTCTTCGAGCGGGCCGGCGTGCACCTGCGCACCCGGTATGAGGACATTGCCCGGCCCGTGATCCTGCCCGCCGAGGGCCGTCCGGTGGCCGTCTACGGCATCCCGTACCTGGAGCCCCGCCTCGCCGCCGGGGAGCTGGGGGTTGAGGTCCCGAACCATTTCTCCGTCACCGCGGCAGCAGTACGGCGGATCCGCGAAGACGTTCTTGCCCGCGAAGAGGCCGGGGCGCCCGTCGCATCCGTAGTGATGGCCCATACGTTCGCCAGCGGCGGCATCAGCAGCGACAGCGAACGCGACCTCGCGGTGGGCGGTCTTGGTGCCGTCCCCCTGGACCTCTTCGAAGAGTTCTCCTACACAGCCCTGGGACACCTGCACGGCCGCCAGCAGTTGAGCCCCACGGTCCGTTACAGCGGCTCCCCGCTCCCGTATTCCTTCTCCGAGGCGCGGCAGGCCAAGGGCGGATGGCTGTTGGAGTTCGACGGCGGCGGCCTCGCTTCCGTAGAGGCGGTCACCTGGCCGGCCCGGCGCCGGCTGGCGGTGCTGCGCGGCAAGCTCGACGATCTCCTGGCGGACCCGGATCTTGCCGAGGCCCAGGATGCCTACTGCCAGGTCACCCTGACAGACAGCCAGCGGCCTGCCAGAGCCATGGAACTGCTCCGCAGCCGCTTCCCGGACACCCTCGTACTGGCTTTCGACCCGGAGGGCGGTGCCCGGGGACCGGACCAGACTTACAGCCAGCGGCTGGCGAAGGCGACTGACGATCTCGACATCTGCTGCGGCTTCCTTGAACACGTCCGCTCGCGCAGTGCAGCGGATGAGGAAAAGGACCTCTTCATCGAAATCCTGGGCAAGGTCCGCGAAGCAGAGGCAGCCCAGTGA
- a CDS encoding AAA family ATPase, whose translation MRIHRLEMQAFGPFADRQVIDFDELGAHGLFLLNGPTGAGKTSVLDAICFALYGTVPGARQQGRRLRSDHAAQDTAPEVVCEFSSGVRRFEVVRSPQWERPAKRAGGKSTVTEQAKTLLSEFVDGAWVQKSSRNDEASAEITELLGMNRDQFTRVVMLPQGDFAAFLRADAASREQLLQQLFGTSRFEDIERRLKAELVEATDRFDTAQEQSEHVLRRARDEIRRYRGELADGGVEAEGGETELEQFQAELDSRTAAARKELAELMTARESAEKHLQEFEHRRARGVALQQLIRDEAEHARSEAEIEPQRTALATHAAASLLAGSVRAAEAAARRAENRRTEASGTLATLADHVLAPVYAVASYTVSSAAGTPLPDGLEARVGADLAAVRAALEDEERNVALLARAGAEQDAAEAYRVQAADADASLDSLRAEEAELAAEAAALGRLAEGEPRAETALAAAEELVATISGYAAANERAAVTATAAADARQEYQDLRQHWQDLLQARLDQAAAELAQELADGAPCPVCGGLEHPRPAALPDGEAPVTREAEQAAKARAGKAEAAYEEARRLAGTAAEETAALRARGGAGDAAAAQEQLDAARAELENARGAVRSLAEADRRLTAIAAELATAEAARSEALIAAAQADSRAAAAREQAAELSGRIREALQGFPSISDRVQSLTLFAELAAAAREAAGAAAAAEDESDRASAELEAALAGTAFASAAEVEAALLDAATADAYALAVSNWEEQGRRLLLRRESQAAAGPDDAAGEPLAVPDEEDVAEAAEAAAAARKEQEEAALLVRLLEGSAVRLAEYSAELEAALKRTAPLRARRDLLQSVADTARGGGENQYKMTLSTYVLAARLEQVAAAATERLAAMTGGRYALVHSDSKSGNRKAGLGLHVTDEWTGQHRDTSTLSGGESFMASLALALGLADVVQQEAGGVNIETLFVDEGFGSLDEQSLEQVMDALEGLRDGGRVVGLVSHVAEMKQRIPAQLQILKGRNGSSVRYSAGEALIH comes from the coding sequence GTGAGAATCCACCGCTTGGAAATGCAGGCCTTCGGCCCGTTCGCGGACCGGCAGGTTATCGACTTCGACGAGCTGGGCGCCCACGGGCTCTTCCTGTTGAACGGACCCACGGGTGCGGGGAAGACCAGCGTGCTCGACGCCATCTGCTTCGCCCTCTACGGCACCGTCCCCGGGGCCCGCCAGCAGGGACGCCGGCTGCGCAGCGACCACGCCGCCCAGGACACGGCACCCGAAGTGGTCTGCGAGTTCAGTTCCGGGGTCCGTCGCTTCGAAGTTGTCCGGAGCCCGCAGTGGGAGCGTCCGGCCAAGCGCGCGGGCGGGAAAAGCACCGTTACCGAGCAGGCCAAAACGCTGCTGAGTGAATTCGTTGACGGCGCGTGGGTCCAGAAGTCGTCCCGCAACGACGAAGCTTCAGCGGAAATCACCGAGCTGCTCGGGATGAACAGGGACCAGTTCACCCGCGTCGTGATGCTGCCCCAGGGGGATTTCGCGGCGTTCCTGCGCGCCGATGCTGCCTCGCGGGAGCAGCTGCTGCAGCAGCTCTTCGGCACCTCCCGGTTTGAAGACATTGAACGCCGCCTCAAGGCAGAGCTTGTCGAGGCCACCGACCGCTTCGACACGGCGCAGGAGCAGTCCGAGCACGTGCTGCGTCGTGCACGTGACGAAATCCGGCGCTACCGCGGCGAACTGGCAGACGGCGGCGTCGAGGCCGAGGGCGGGGAAACGGAGCTCGAACAGTTCCAGGCGGAGCTCGACTCCCGGACTGCTGCGGCCCGCAAGGAACTCGCGGAGCTGATGACGGCGCGGGAAAGCGCTGAGAAGCACCTGCAGGAATTCGAGCACCGGCGTGCCCGCGGCGTGGCCCTGCAGCAGCTGATCCGGGATGAAGCAGAACATGCCCGGTCCGAAGCGGAGATTGAGCCGCAGCGGACCGCGCTGGCGACCCACGCTGCCGCTTCCCTGCTGGCAGGCAGCGTACGGGCCGCGGAAGCCGCCGCCCGGCGTGCGGAAAACCGCCGCACCGAGGCTTCCGGCACCCTGGCGACGCTGGCCGACCATGTGCTGGCCCCTGTCTACGCTGTGGCGTCTTACACTGTGTCGTCGGCCGCCGGGACACCGCTGCCGGACGGTTTGGAGGCACGCGTCGGTGCGGACCTCGCAGCCGTACGCGCGGCGTTGGAAGACGAAGAACGCAACGTGGCCCTGCTCGCCCGCGCCGGAGCGGAGCAGGACGCTGCGGAAGCGTACCGGGTGCAGGCCGCCGACGCCGACGCATCGCTGGACTCCCTGCGGGCGGAAGAGGCGGAACTGGCCGCTGAAGCCGCGGCGCTGGGACGGCTGGCGGAAGGGGAACCGCGGGCAGAAACCGCCCTGGCTGCCGCCGAAGAACTGGTCGCGACCATCAGCGGCTATGCCGCTGCCAACGAGCGCGCGGCAGTGACCGCGACGGCGGCTGCCGATGCCCGGCAGGAGTATCAGGATCTGCGGCAGCACTGGCAGGATCTGCTGCAGGCACGCCTGGACCAGGCAGCTGCGGAGCTGGCACAGGAACTCGCAGACGGCGCGCCGTGCCCGGTTTGCGGGGGACTCGAGCACCCGCGTCCGGCGGCCCTGCCGGACGGCGAGGCCCCGGTCACCCGCGAAGCCGAGCAGGCAGCCAAGGCACGCGCGGGCAAGGCCGAAGCGGCCTACGAAGAAGCCCGGCGTTTGGCCGGTACCGCTGCCGAGGAAACCGCAGCCCTCCGCGCCCGCGGCGGTGCAGGGGATGCCGCCGCCGCACAGGAGCAGCTCGATGCGGCCCGCGCGGAGTTGGAGAACGCCCGCGGTGCCGTCCGGTCGCTGGCCGAGGCGGACCGCCGCCTTACGGCAATCGCTGCGGAACTGGCGACCGCCGAGGCCGCCCGTTCCGAGGCCCTCATCGCTGCTGCGCAGGCGGATTCGCGTGCCGCCGCCGCCCGCGAACAGGCGGCGGAACTGTCCGGGCGCATACGGGAGGCGCTCCAGGGCTTCCCGAGCATCAGCGACCGGGTCCAGTCCCTGACGCTGTTTGCGGAGCTTGCCGCCGCCGCCCGCGAGGCAGCAGGCGCGGCTGCCGCTGCCGAAGACGAGTCGGACCGCGCCAGCGCTGAACTGGAAGCAGCCCTGGCCGGAACAGCCTTCGCCTCGGCCGCGGAGGTTGAGGCTGCATTGCTCGACGCCGCCACCGCAGACGCCTATGCCTTGGCTGTTTCGAACTGGGAAGAGCAGGGCCGCAGGCTGCTGCTGCGGCGGGAATCCCAGGCAGCGGCCGGACCGGACGACGCCGCGGGGGAGCCACTGGCCGTGCCGGACGAGGAAGACGTGGCAGAGGCGGCAGAGGCGGCCGCGGCTGCACGGAAGGAACAGGAAGAGGCCGCCCTGCTCGTCCGCCTGCTGGAAGGCTCGGCCGTGCGGCTCGCGGAATACTCCGCCGAGCTGGAGGCGGCGCTTAAACGCACTGCGCCGCTTCGCGCCCGACGGGACCTGCTGCAGTCGGTGGCGGACACTGCCCGGGGCGGCGGCGAAAACCAATACAAGATGACGCTGAGTACCTACGTCCTGGCAGCCCGGCTGGAGCAGGTGGCAGCGGCCGCCACGGAACGGCTGGCGGCCATGACCGGCGGCCGGTACGCGCTGGTGCACAGCGACTCCAAGTCCGGGAACCGCAAGGCCGGCCTGGGCCTGCACGTCACCGACGAATGGACCGGCCAGCACCGGGATACTTCCACCCTTTCCGGCGGCGAAAGCTTCATGGCCTCCCTGGCCCTTGCCCTGGGGCTGGCTGACGTGGTCCAGCAGGAAGCAGGGGGCGTGAACATTGAAACCCTGTTCGTGGATGAAGGGTTCGGCAGCCTCGATGAGCAGTCCCTGGAGCAGGTCATGGACGCGCTGGAAGGGCTGCGCGACGGCGGTCGGGTGGTTGGGCTTGTCAGCCACGTGGCGGAAATGAAACAACGGATCCCGGCGCAGCTCCAGATTCTCAAGGGCCGCAACGGTTCCTCGGTCCGGTACAGCGCCGGTGAGGCCCTGATCCACTGA
- a CDS encoding serine/threonine-protein kinase, translating into MDVLLGHRYRTTELIGSGGAAAVYRGVDENLGREVAVKLFNAGFREDDETRRQQIEMQLLATLNHPGLVTLLDAGVNVDDEGRSSSFLVMELVDGPDLRGLLKEGPLSSSATAALGADLADALNYVHSNGVIHRDVKPANILLFPQEDMDTRLYPRLTDFGIARMVEATVATANGATIGTANYLSPEQAQGAAVDPRTDVYSLGLVLLECLTGEKAFPGPIVEAAVARLLRDPEIPEWVGPEWTGILRAMTSRLVDARPEAHEVAVALRSLASEAMVLDGPSAVPSPDSAFSDPDTGESATGGVTTGNIYIPAPPQHAPSLG; encoded by the coding sequence GTGGATGTACTCCTGGGGCATCGTTACCGCACCACCGAACTCATCGGGTCCGGCGGTGCTGCCGCCGTCTACCGCGGGGTCGACGAGAACCTTGGGCGGGAAGTGGCCGTCAAGCTTTTCAACGCCGGGTTCCGCGAGGATGACGAAACCCGCCGCCAGCAGATCGAGATGCAGCTGCTGGCGACCCTGAACCACCCTGGCTTGGTCACCCTGCTGGACGCCGGCGTCAACGTTGACGACGAGGGCCGCAGCTCCAGCTTCCTCGTGATGGAGCTGGTGGACGGACCGGACCTGCGCGGCCTGCTCAAGGAAGGTCCCCTCTCCTCCTCCGCAACGGCGGCGCTGGGTGCTGATCTGGCCGATGCACTGAACTACGTGCATAGCAACGGAGTGATCCACCGCGACGTAAAGCCTGCGAACATCCTGCTTTTCCCCCAGGAAGACATGGACACCCGCCTCTACCCGAGGCTCACTGACTTCGGGATTGCCCGGATGGTCGAAGCCACCGTTGCCACCGCCAACGGCGCAACCATCGGAACAGCGAACTACCTGAGCCCGGAACAGGCGCAGGGGGCTGCCGTGGATCCGCGGACCGACGTCTACTCGCTGGGCCTGGTGCTCCTGGAATGCCTTACCGGAGAAAAGGCCTTCCCCGGTCCGATTGTGGAAGCAGCCGTGGCACGTCTGCTCCGTGACCCCGAGATCCCCGAGTGGGTGGGACCGGAGTGGACGGGCATCCTGCGGGCCATGACGTCCCGCCTGGTGGACGCACGCCCCGAGGCACATGAAGTGGCAGTGGCGCTTCGTTCCCTGGCTTCTGAAGCCATGGTGCTGGACGGACCTTCGGCTGTTCCTTCGCCGGACTCCGCGTTCAGCGATCCGGACACCGGGGAATCCGCAACGGGCGGCGTCACCACGGGGAACATCTATATTCCGGCGCCGCCGCAGCACGCCCCCAGTCTGGGCTAG